Part of the Leifsonia soli genome is shown below.
TTGGCCGGCTTGACGCCCTTGTGCTTCTCGCCCGCGTAGGCGACGACATCCAGCGTCGACATGACCAGTCCCGCGCCGTTGCCGATGATGCCCACCTGGCCGTCGAGCTTGACGTAGTTCAGGTTCGCCGCCTTGGCCTTGGCCTCCAGCGGGTCGGCCGCGTCCTTGTCCTCGAGGGCCTCGTGGTCGGGGTGACGGAAGTCGGCGTTCTCATCGAGCGAGACCTTGCCGTCGAGCGCGATGATGTCGCCCTCCTCGGTGAGGACGAGCGGGTTGACCTCCACCAGGGTCGCGTCCTCGCCGGTGTAGACCTCGTACAGCTTCACGAAGACGTCGGCGACCTTCTCGACGAGCTCATCGGGGAAGCCTGCGGCCTGGGCGATCTCGACGGCCTTGGCGTGGTCGATGCCACCGCGCGGGTCGACCTCGACGCGAGCGAGCGCCTCCGGCTTCTCGACCGCGAGCTGCTCGATCTCCATGCCGCCCTCGACGCTGGTCAGCGACAGGTACGAGCGGTTGGCGCGGTCGAGGAGCACCGAGAAGTAGAACTCGCGCGCGATCCGGGCGCCGCCCGCGACCATGACGCGACGGACCACGTGGCCCTTGATGTCCAGACCCAGGATGGCCTTTGCGGCCTCCTCCGCCTCGTCCGGGTTCTTGGCGACCTTGACGCCGCCCGCCTTCCCGCGGCCGCCGGTCTTCACCTGCGCCTTGACGACGGTGACGCCGCCCAGCTTCTCGGCCGCTGCGCGCACCTCCTCCGGAGTGTCCGCGACGATGCCCGGAAGGACCGGGACCCCGTACTTCTCGAACAGGTCTCTGGCCTGGTACTCGTATAGATCCACGGTTATCCAATCCGCTGATTGCCCGGTGCGCTCGTGGCTGCCGGCTGATTTCTCTCTGGCGGTCCGACGCGAGAATAGCTCGACGCCGAGATAATTTCGCCACGCAGAATCGTAGTCCCTCCGCCTGAACGAGCCGAAACCGGGAATGTGCTCACAGCGGCAGAGAAGCCTGCGTTCTCCACCGATCGGGCTGAAGCGGTCCTCTCGCCCGGCCTCCCGGCGACCGTGGATGCATGACGTATCGACCTCTCACTCTGATCACCGTGGTGAGCCTCGCCGGGCTCGCCGTCTTCTTGGGCGTCCTGCAGAGCCTGTTCACTCCGACGGCGGCTCGCGCGCTGACGGGCGACGGCCACGGCCCGGGCTACCTGTCCTCGGACGGCTGGTGGCTCGGCGCCTACCATTTCGACGACGGAGCCCTCGGCTTCTGCCTCCATCCCGGCAAGAAAGCGCCGACCGGCATCGGCTACCGGTATGCGGACGCCTCCGAGGTCGGCGGGTGGACACCGGAGCAGTCCGCGGTCTTCGCGTACATCGCTCGGACCTGGGCCGGAAGCGGTGACCGCATGACGGCCGCTGCAGGCCAGCTGGCGACCTGGATGCACGCTGGGCTGCCCGAGGCAGAGGCCCGGGATCGGGCGCGCCGGGCGGGCGCGGACGCCGATGCGGTCTACGCGCGAGCGCTCGAGATGGTGGCAGAAGCGAGCAGTCGCGCGTCGACGGGTGTTCGCGCCGCCGTCGTCGTCGAGCTCGCGGAGACAGGACCCGGCCGCGTGCGGGTCGAGCTGACCGTCGATCGCATCACCGGCCCCGAACTGCTGCCTGCCGGCGCCCACCCCGTCTCGGTGACGCTCGACGGAGCGGACTTCGACGACGGCGGGAGCACGGCGACCATCCGCTCGGGGACCGACGTGGCGATCCGGCCGACCGGAACGGAGGCGAGCGTCGCCGTGAGCGCCGCCGCGACGGCGGGGGATCTCCCCTACGGCAACCGCATCACCGTCGCCCTCCCGACGACGGATGCGCAGGCCGTGCTGATCGCGCAGCCGTCCACGGCGAGCGCTCGGGCCGAGGCGCACGTGACCGGTCCGTCCCCTCTGCCCTTCCAGCCGCGGGTGGGCACGCAGACGTCTCTGGCCGAGGCGCATCCTGGCGCAGACATCGCCGACCACCTCACCGTGAGCGTCGACGCGGGCGACGGCCTGCTGCCGACCTGGGGAGTGCGTTCCGGCGATGA
Proteins encoded:
- the sucC gene encoding ADP-forming succinate--CoA ligase subunit beta codes for the protein MDLYEYQARDLFEKYGVPVLPGIVADTPEEVRAAAEKLGGVTVVKAQVKTGGRGKAGGVKVAKNPDEAEEAAKAILGLDIKGHVVRRVMVAGGARIAREFYFSVLLDRANRSYLSLTSVEGGMEIEQLAVEKPEALARVEVDPRGGIDHAKAVEIAQAAGFPDELVEKVADVFVKLYEVYTGEDATLVEVNPLVLTEEGDIIALDGKVSLDENADFRHPDHEALEDKDAADPLEAKAKAANLNYVKLDGQVGIIGNGAGLVMSTLDVVAYAGEKHKGVKPANFLDIGGGASAEVMAAGLDVILNDPQVKSVFVNVFGGITACDAVANGIVKALEILGDEANKPLVVRLDGNNVDEGRRILTEAAHPLVTLALTMDEGADKAAELAAK